In the Sarcophilus harrisii chromosome 3, mSarHar1.11, whole genome shotgun sequence genome, one interval contains:
- the C3HXorf38 gene encoding uncharacterized protein CXorf38 homolog isoform X2, translated as MSPPASRLTPRTGRPFQPQCQLCTEWKKEILKHHTNRNGDIYWGNCKPERWPCDPWELAKAFMPRGLADKKGPEECDAVALLSLINSCDHFRIDRKKVIEVIKCRNEIMHSSEMKVSSAWLEDFQKKIQSFLNEFRNIPEIAATSARVEQLLTSDWAVHIPGEDQLDGAESKTRIYLNESEINEIEMELLREKLEESYFQAEEQAVSAEEVIRNAEAMKVFLRNNKDLRIRFEEEIQKLEDFNPQNQKSCTMESEK; from the exons TTTCAACCTCAATGTCAGTTGTGTACAGAATGGAAAAAGGAGATTTTGAAACATCACACCAACAGAAATGGAGACATCTACTGGGGAAACTGTAAGCCCGAACGCTGGCCTTGTGATCCCTGGGAACTGGCAAAG GCTTTTATGCCCAGGGGATTGGCAGACAAAAAAGGACCTGAAGAATGTGATGCAGTTGCTCTTCTAAGTCTTATCAACTCCTGTGATCACTTCAGAATTGACCGAAAGAAAGTTATAGAG gtGATTAAGTGTCGTAATGAAATCATGCACTCTTCAGAAATGAAAGTCTCTTCTGCATGGCTAGAAGATTTTCAGAAGAAGATTCAAAGTTTTTTGAATGAATTCCGAAATATCCCAGAGATTGCAGCCACAAGTGCCAGAGTAGAACAG CTACTGACATCTGATTGGGCTGTCCATATTCCTGGGGAGGATCAGTTGGATGGAGCTGAAAGTAAAACCAGAATTTATCTCAATGAAAGtgaaattaatgaaatagaaatggaattatTAAGGGAAAAACTTGAAGAGAGTTATTTTCAAGCAGAGGAGCAAGCAGTATCAGCTGAAGAG GTCATAAGAAATGCAGAGGCAATGAAGGTCTTCCTAAGAAACAACAAGGATCTTAGAATTCGTTttgaagaagaaatacaaaagttGGAGGATTTTAATCCACAGAATCAAAAAAGCTGTACAATGGAATCGGAGAAGTAA
- the MPC1L gene encoding mitochondrial pyruvate carrier 1-like protein: MLTAVVGVILGKVKAYLRTKEFKDYVTSTHFWGPAANWGLPLAALKDMRASPEIISGRMTVALMCYSLAFMRFAYRVQPRNWLLLACHSTNVLAQSMQARRYVRHHRGQPAAVPFLAHK, encoded by the coding sequence ATGCTGACCGCGGTGGTGGGAGTGATCCTCGGCAAGGTGAAGGCATACCTGCGCACCAAGGAGTTTAAGGACTACGTGACGAGCACGCATTTCTGGGGCCCCGCGGCGAACTGGGGCCTGCCGCTGGCCGCCTTGAAAGACATGAGGGCGTCGCCCGAGATCATCAGCGGCCGCATGACGGTGGCTCTCATGTGCTACTCGCTGGCCTTCATGCGCTTCGCCTACCGCGTGCAGCCCCGGAACTGGCTGCTGCTGGCGTGCCACTCCACCAACGTGCTGGCGCAGAGCATGCAGGCGCGGCGCTACGTGCGCCACCACCGCGGCCAGCCCGCCGCCGTCCCCTTCCTCGCCCACAAGTAG